Proteins co-encoded in one Verrucomicrobiota bacterium genomic window:
- a CDS encoding YbaB/EbfC family nucleoid-associated protein, with translation MAGVGKLLKQAAKMQKQMEAMQEELAEKTIEVSSGGGAVTVKISGQGTIQDVNFDPEFLKEDLDFVRETLLEALQEAQEKAKSEGDEAMSAISGGMNLPGLM, from the coding sequence ATGGCAGGAGTAGGAAAGTTATTAAAACAGGCCGCCAAGATGCAGAAGCAGATGGAGGCAATGCAGGAGGAACTAGCGGAGAAGACCATCGAAGTGTCGAGTGGTGGTGGTGCGGTGACAGTCAAAATCAGTGGTCAGGGCACGATCCAAGACGTCAATTTCGACCCCGAGTTTCTAAAGGAAGACTTGGACTTCGTTCGCGAGACTTTGTTGGAAGCTCTTCAGGAGGCCCAGGAAAAAGCGAAGTCAGAGGGGGACGAGGCAATGTCAGCCATTTCCGGAGGTATGAATCTACCCGGACTGATGTAA
- the metF gene encoding methylenetetrahydrofolate reductase [NAD(P)H] — protein sequence MSFFRDVWLQKRPVCSIEFFPPKNDATEKQFLQTAEALQDYAPDFVSMTYGAGGTSRERSLGYGLQLVQEFGYTVLPHLTCVGHSKNDLRQILGSFKDAGFKGIMALRGDPPKGESSFNPHPDGLRHASDLVRFIRSEHSSFALGVAGYPETHPEASSPKDDLDHLAFKVRAGADFITTQLFFDNEEYFRFAQSCGDRSIDVPILPGILPAVSWKQVSRFCDLCGSSIPSQLAASLENVAGDEKAEAEVGISWAHGQVLDLLNKGAPGFHLYILNRSGPALELMRRLRSDLGDDFRTFTSRTAS from the coding sequence ATGAGTTTCTTCCGCGATGTCTGGCTGCAAAAGCGTCCTGTGTGCTCCATCGAGTTTTTTCCTCCTAAGAATGACGCCACCGAAAAGCAGTTTCTACAAACCGCCGAGGCACTGCAGGACTATGCACCGGACTTCGTTTCGATGACCTATGGCGCCGGGGGCACGAGCCGGGAGCGTTCTCTTGGATACGGGCTGCAACTCGTTCAGGAGTTTGGCTACACAGTCTTGCCTCATCTCACCTGCGTCGGGCACTCAAAAAACGACCTTCGCCAGATTCTCGGTTCTTTCAAAGACGCAGGATTCAAGGGAATCATGGCCCTACGGGGAGATCCCCCAAAAGGGGAATCTAGCTTCAATCCTCATCCGGATGGCCTCCGCCACGCTTCTGATCTGGTCCGATTCATCCGCTCCGAACATTCGTCTTTCGCTCTTGGAGTCGCCGGCTACCCGGAGACCCATCCTGAGGCAAGTTCACCGAAGGATGATCTCGATCACCTCGCCTTCAAAGTCCGTGCTGGTGCGGATTTCATCACCACACAATTGTTCTTCGACAATGAGGAATACTTTCGGTTCGCCCAGTCTTGTGGAGATCGCTCAATCGACGTTCCGATTCTCCCGGGTATCTTACCGGCAGTGTCGTGGAAACAAGTGTCCCGTTTTTGTGATCTTTGTGGGTCGTCCATTCCTTCCCAACTGGCCGCTTCCCTCGAAAACGTTGCCGGAGACGAAAAGGCAGAGGCTGAAGTAGGTATCTCCTGGGCTCACGGGCAAGTACTTGACCTTCTCAACAAAGGTGCGCCTGGATTTCACCTCTACATACTGAACCGGTCAGGTCCGGCCCTTGAATTGATGCGTCGCCTACGAAGCGACCTCGGTGACGATTTTAGAACGTTTACCTCTAGGACAGCTTCTTGA
- a CDS encoding NAD(P)H-dependent oxidoreductase, whose amino-acid sequence MSEPRILVLAGSARKNSLNSVLARAVEQILITRGVEVTLLEAGEVDLPLYHGDEEEEQGLPPDAVRIKRLFREHKGLVFCSPEYNSSVTPFLKNLIDWVSRPEEGQEPMAEFTGKIAALLAASPGRLGAMRSLVHLRDILGNIGVLVIPDERGIGSAHKAFDENGQWVDERARDGVTRVVESLVGVVKKLS is encoded by the coding sequence GTGAGTGAGCCTCGCATCCTGGTTCTCGCGGGAAGTGCGAGAAAAAACTCCCTGAATAGCGTTCTTGCCAGAGCGGTTGAGCAAATCCTCATCACGAGAGGAGTTGAAGTCACCCTTCTCGAAGCGGGTGAAGTCGACTTGCCGCTCTACCATGGAGACGAGGAAGAGGAGCAGGGCTTACCTCCCGATGCGGTTCGGATTAAGAGACTTTTCCGCGAACATAAGGGATTAGTGTTCTGTAGCCCCGAATATAACTCTTCTGTAACTCCGTTTCTGAAAAATCTAATCGATTGGGTTTCTCGACCAGAAGAGGGACAAGAGCCAATGGCCGAGTTTACAGGTAAAATCGCGGCGCTACTGGCTGCATCACCGGGACGCTTGGGCGCGATGAGGTCTTTGGTTCACCTCAGGGATATTTTGGGAAACATTGGCGTCCTTGTGATCCCCGATGAGAGAGGAATTGGCAGTGCGCACAAAGCGTTTGATGAAAATGGTCAGTGGGTTGACGAACGGGCACGAGATGGTGTGACTCGCGTGGTCGAGAGCCTTGTTGGAGTAGTCAAGAAGCTGTCCTAG
- a CDS encoding phytoene desaturase: MVSVVHEGAGKAVVVGSGFGGLAAAIRTQAKGYEVTLLEMRDKPGGRAYVYEDQGFIYDAGPTIITVPFILDDLAEAAGKKIADYVEIVPCDPFYRIYFDDGSIFDYRGEQERLESEIAKFSPEDVEGYRRFRDYSERVFDRAFTDLADHSFDRFTEMVKVAPDLIRLRAEQSVFRRVSSFIKHPKLRQVFTFEPLLIGGNPLRSSSIYSMIHYLEKTWGVHFAMGGTGSLVNGLVRMFQDIGGKIELNAKVEEIVVDGGAVKEVRVSDGRTFPAEVVISNGDVANTYRKMVHPRHRKKWTDRKLEKMSYAMSLFVIYFGTDRTYDHLPHHSIILGPRYEGLLKDIFDKKIVAEDFSLYLHAPTRTDPSLAPPGSECFYVLSPVPNLRGGQDWDEIKEDYADRILASMEKDYLVPDLRKHLKSKLIFTPKDFETQLDAYTGSAFQFEPTLTQSAWFRPHNKSEDVKNLYFVGAGTHPGAGLPGVISSARVLDHFIHPIR; this comes from the coding sequence ATGGTTTCAGTAGTTCACGAGGGAGCGGGCAAGGCGGTTGTTGTTGGAAGTGGTTTCGGGGGGTTAGCGGCCGCGATTCGGACCCAAGCGAAGGGCTACGAGGTCACACTTCTGGAAATGCGTGATAAGCCTGGTGGACGTGCCTATGTATATGAGGATCAGGGTTTTATATACGATGCAGGGCCAACCATTATCACCGTGCCTTTCATTCTCGACGATCTTGCCGAGGCTGCTGGGAAGAAGATTGCCGACTATGTAGAAATTGTTCCCTGCGATCCCTTCTACCGGATCTACTTCGACGACGGCTCGATCTTCGATTACCGTGGAGAACAGGAACGGCTGGAGTCAGAGATAGCGAAATTTAGTCCAGAAGACGTCGAAGGTTACCGGAGATTTCGGGATTACAGTGAGCGGGTCTTTGATCGTGCCTTTACGGATTTGGCAGACCACTCCTTCGACCGTTTCACGGAGATGGTAAAAGTGGCACCCGATCTCATCCGGCTCCGTGCTGAACAGTCCGTGTTTCGACGGGTTTCGTCATTCATCAAGCACCCGAAACTCCGTCAGGTATTTACATTTGAGCCTTTGCTGATTGGTGGGAATCCGCTTCGATCAAGCTCGATTTACTCGATGATCCACTACCTCGAAAAGACTTGGGGCGTGCATTTCGCGATGGGAGGCACTGGTTCTTTGGTGAATGGCCTTGTCCGAATGTTTCAGGACATCGGTGGAAAGATTGAGCTGAATGCCAAAGTCGAAGAGATCGTCGTCGATGGAGGTGCAGTGAAAGAGGTCAGAGTTTCTGATGGAAGAACGTTTCCAGCGGAAGTCGTCATCTCGAACGGCGATGTGGCGAACACCTACCGCAAGATGGTGCACCCGCGGCACCGGAAGAAGTGGACGGATCGTAAGCTTGAGAAGATGAGTTACGCGATGTCGCTCTTCGTCATCTACTTTGGGACGGACCGGACCTACGATCATCTCCCGCACCACTCGATCATTCTCGGGCCACGGTATGAAGGTCTTTTGAAAGACATTTTTGACAAGAAGATTGTTGCGGAAGACTTCTCCTTATACCTCCACGCGCCGACTCGCACTGATCCTTCTCTCGCTCCTCCCGGATCCGAGTGCTTCTATGTTCTAAGCCCTGTCCCGAATCTTAGAGGCGGGCAGGACTGGGATGAAATCAAAGAGGATTATGCAGACCGTATCCTCGCGTCTATGGAGAAGGATTATTTGGTTCCGGACCTTCGAAAACACCTCAAGTCAAAGTTGATTTTTACACCGAAGGATTTTGAAACTCAGCTGGACGCTTACACCGGATCAGCCTTTCAATTTGAACCTACGCTGACGCAAAGCGCCTGGTTCCGGCCACATAACAAAAGCGAGGACGTCAAAAACCTCTACTTTGTCGGGGCGGGGACTCACCCGGGTGCTGGTCTTCCGGGCGTTATTAGCAGTGCAAGGGTCCTCGACCATTTCATCCATCCTATCCGGTGA
- the leuA gene encoding 2-isopropylmalate synthase: MLEEPHRKYRPFEGIDLPDRQWPSRRIERAPVWCSVDLRDGNQALAVPMSVTEKLRMFELLVEIGFKEIEVGFPSASQVEHDFLRRLIEEDRIPDDVTVQVLVQAREHLIDKTFESLTGVKNAILHLYNSISPAQRRITFNLSKEEVKGIAVRGAEVVRDWLPRMKNSHIRVEYSPESFSSTEMEYALEVCEAVCDVIEPTPEEKIILNLPATVEVATPNVHADQIEWFCRGLERRDSVIISLHTHNDRGTGVAATELGILAGADRVEGTLFGNGERTGNLDIVTVALNLYSQGVNPNLNFKDLARIRAIYEDNTRMDVHARHPYGGDLVFTAFSGSHQDAIKKGFDLREKEKEDLEILWDVPYLTIDPRDIGRNYEAIIRINSQSGKGGVAHVLARDFGFKIPKAMQPELGAYVNEVADERGAELSGQDIYDLFREEFVNVSKPFQLVSYDIRRSNDDKNRYQFSGVVAENGRNFPLEGSGNGPINAFVHALENQGWKNFHLQDYEQHAIGHGSATSSAAYIVIESVNGGRFYGCGLDTNIEEAGLFALLSAVNRARKTA, encoded by the coding sequence ATGTTAGAAGAACCTCATAGAAAGTATCGCCCATTTGAGGGAATTGACTTACCGGATCGGCAATGGCCGTCCCGGCGGATAGAACGTGCACCGGTATGGTGTTCGGTCGATTTGCGTGATGGAAACCAAGCACTCGCGGTTCCAATGAGTGTTACGGAGAAACTGCGGATGTTCGAACTGCTGGTCGAGATCGGCTTCAAGGAAATCGAGGTGGGTTTCCCTTCTGCCTCTCAGGTGGAACACGATTTTCTGCGAAGGCTCATCGAGGAAGACCGTATTCCGGACGACGTCACCGTGCAGGTGCTTGTGCAGGCGCGGGAGCACCTGATCGACAAGACTTTCGAGTCACTTACGGGCGTAAAGAACGCAATTCTGCATCTCTACAATTCGATCTCTCCGGCTCAGCGCCGTATTACCTTCAACCTGTCCAAGGAGGAGGTCAAAGGGATCGCGGTTCGTGGGGCAGAAGTGGTGCGAGACTGGCTGCCTCGAATGAAGAATTCTCATATCCGCGTGGAGTATTCGCCGGAGAGCTTCTCCAGCACGGAAATGGAGTACGCTCTGGAAGTCTGCGAAGCGGTCTGCGATGTGATTGAGCCGACACCGGAGGAAAAGATCATTCTCAATCTTCCTGCTACGGTTGAGGTGGCCACGCCAAATGTTCACGCCGACCAGATCGAGTGGTTTTGTAGGGGTTTGGAAAGGCGGGATTCCGTGATCATCAGTTTGCATACCCACAACGATAGAGGGACTGGCGTCGCAGCTACTGAACTAGGTATTTTAGCTGGTGCCGATCGTGTAGAGGGGACCTTGTTCGGCAATGGTGAGCGGACGGGTAATCTCGATATCGTTACCGTTGCCCTGAATCTGTATTCTCAGGGGGTAAATCCGAATCTGAATTTCAAGGATTTGGCGAGAATTCGAGCGATCTACGAAGACAACACGCGGATGGATGTCCACGCACGTCATCCTTACGGTGGTGACCTAGTCTTTACCGCTTTTTCGGGGTCTCATCAGGATGCGATCAAGAAGGGCTTTGATCTGCGGGAAAAGGAGAAGGAGGATTTGGAAATACTCTGGGATGTTCCCTATCTGACGATCGATCCCCGTGACATAGGGCGAAACTACGAGGCAATCATCCGAATCAACAGTCAAAGTGGTAAAGGTGGCGTGGCGCACGTTCTCGCCCGCGATTTCGGGTTTAAAATTCCCAAGGCGATGCAGCCGGAACTGGGGGCGTACGTGAATGAGGTAGCGGATGAGCGGGGTGCTGAGCTGAGCGGACAAGATATTTACGATCTGTTTCGGGAGGAGTTCGTAAACGTTTCAAAGCCTTTCCAGCTGGTATCCTACGACATTCGGCGAAGTAACGATGATAAAAACCGCTATCAATTTTCTGGGGTTGTTGCAGAAAATGGGAGGAATTTTCCTCTGGAGGGGTCAGGGAATGGCCCAATCAACGCTTTTGTTCATGCCCTCGAAAACCAAGGATGGAAGAACTTCCACCTTCAGGATTACGAACAGCATGCGATCGGCCATGGTTCGGCGACCTCTTCGGCAGCGTACATTGTGATCGAGTCGGTCAATGGAGGGAGATTTTACGGCTGTGGGCTGGATACAAATATCGAGGAAGCTGGTCTTTTTGCCCTCCTCAGCGCGGTAAACCGCGCACGGAAAACGGCTTAG
- the mnhG gene encoding monovalent cation/H(+) antiporter subunit G has protein sequence METVVSLLVLIGSAFGLLAAIGVVRFPDCYCRLHAATKAGAFGGSLLALAVGIFFSTFGAWLEAILLVVFFYTTMPVSAHLIARASRRAGIEPVKNTSVEALEVFELENQDK, from the coding sequence ATGGAAACGGTCGTCTCTCTTCTTGTCTTGATTGGCTCAGCCTTTGGACTGCTGGCCGCGATCGGGGTAGTGCGTTTCCCGGACTGCTATTGCAGACTTCATGCTGCGACGAAAGCAGGTGCCTTCGGAGGATCGCTCCTTGCGTTGGCGGTGGGCATCTTTTTCAGCACCTTCGGAGCATGGTTGGAAGCGATTTTGCTGGTCGTTTTTTTCTACACTACGATGCCAGTGTCGGCTCACCTAATCGCCCGCGCCTCTCGTCGGGCTGGGATTGAGCCGGTCAAAAATACTTCAGTAGAGGCCCTCGAAGTTTTTGAGCTTGAGAATCAGGACAAGTAG
- a CDS encoding monovalent cation/H+ antiporter complex subunit F, which translates to MIPLTLAIAIGKVLLVAALFVGAWRLFRGPTLTDRVVAIDLIAGIVLSFSLLIALESGRSLYLTVAFAIAVVTFIGTIAIARHLERQGRK; encoded by the coding sequence ATGATCCCTCTCACATTAGCCATTGCCATCGGAAAAGTCCTCCTCGTTGCAGCGCTTTTTGTCGGAGCATGGCGATTGTTTCGCGGTCCCACTCTGACGGATCGCGTGGTGGCAATCGATCTTATTGCGGGTATCGTTCTCTCGTTCTCTCTTCTGATTGCCTTGGAAAGTGGAAGGTCGCTCTACCTCACGGTGGCGTTTGCGATAGCCGTGGTAACCTTCATTGGAACGATCGCGATCGCACGGCATTTAGAAAGGCAGGGTCGGAAGTAA
- a CDS encoding Na+/H+ antiporter subunit E produces MIRVGKFFAFLVFYVKEVIVANLQIAIAVLRPVCLRRDPAFLVISIEGLTDLQLLIVTNLITMTPGTLSFDVSKDRRTALIHLLLPGESPEEDRRSFEEGYVNRVREIF; encoded by the coding sequence ATGATTAGGGTGGGTAAGTTTTTTGCCTTTCTGGTTTTCTACGTCAAGGAGGTGATAGTGGCCAACCTACAGATTGCGATTGCGGTGCTTAGGCCCGTTTGTCTGAGGCGGGACCCGGCTTTCCTTGTGATCTCGATAGAGGGATTGACCGATCTTCAGCTTCTTATCGTAACCAATTTAATCACGATGACCCCTGGAACGCTCTCCTTCGACGTTTCCAAGGACCGGCGAACTGCCTTGATTCACCTCCTTTTACCCGGCGAATCCCCTGAAGAGGATCGCAGGAGCTTTGAGGAAGGATATGTGAACCGGGTGCGGGAAATTTTTTGA
- a CDS encoding proton-conducting transporter membrane subunit — MNALTLPLVIPLFAALLGLAFPRGKKVQSAIGLISSLALLVASGWLFSCVTSGSIYTLPLGSWPAPFGIVLVLDFTAAIFLLTCSFTGFAVTLFGLLHRLGDPLERWYFPLQNLLILGVNGAFLTGDLFNLFVWFEVMLISSFVLMVIGGKRPQLEGGVKYVVMNLVASAFFLAGVGLIYGKTGTLNLADLAMIIRDGGSPAGFIKGGAALIFAAFGVKAGLFPLFFWLPASYHTPAPIVTALFAGLLTKVGIYSFLRVATLFIGEDIASWQNLFLWVAALTMITGVLGAAAQFEMRKILSFHIISQVGYLFAGLAMFTPFGLAAGLFYFVHNNLAKTNLLLVSAWIEHRRGTVDLAKIGGFYRASIGCSLIFLISAFALAGIPPLSGFWAKLGIVRAGLDGEFYWLTVAALAVGMMTLFSMTKIWAEAFWKKDPDAEKEGKVELSSEKSHRLSLAPMVMVVVGILCLSFFGEPVFVWSMEAARQLLDPSLYIDAVLGGGEPS; from the coding sequence TTGAACGCACTGACTCTCCCGCTCGTTATACCGCTTTTCGCTGCCCTTCTCGGGCTGGCTTTTCCTCGAGGTAAAAAGGTCCAGAGTGCGATTGGTTTGATCAGTTCACTGGCATTGTTGGTAGCGAGCGGTTGGCTCTTTTCTTGTGTCACGTCCGGATCGATCTACACCTTGCCCCTTGGGTCCTGGCCCGCTCCGTTCGGGATTGTTTTGGTCCTCGATTTTACTGCGGCAATTTTTCTCCTCACCTGTTCGTTTACCGGGTTTGCGGTCACTTTGTTTGGCCTGCTTCATCGCTTGGGAGATCCTCTCGAGCGATGGTATTTTCCGCTTCAGAACCTGCTCATTCTGGGTGTGAATGGCGCTTTCCTTACTGGAGATTTGTTCAACCTATTTGTCTGGTTCGAGGTGATGTTGATCTCCTCGTTCGTTCTTATGGTGATTGGGGGCAAACGGCCACAGTTGGAAGGCGGGGTGAAGTATGTGGTGATGAATCTGGTGGCATCCGCGTTTTTTCTGGCGGGTGTTGGCTTGATTTACGGCAAGACGGGAACGTTGAATTTGGCGGATCTTGCCATGATCATTCGGGATGGCGGCAGTCCTGCTGGATTCATCAAAGGTGGAGCAGCGCTGATCTTTGCTGCTTTTGGAGTAAAGGCAGGACTCTTTCCCCTGTTCTTTTGGCTGCCCGCGTCCTACCACACACCGGCTCCAATCGTGACGGCTTTGTTTGCAGGTTTGCTGACGAAAGTCGGAATCTATTCATTCCTTCGAGTCGCAACCTTGTTTATCGGTGAGGATATCGCTTCGTGGCAGAACCTATTCCTATGGGTCGCGGCACTGACCATGATCACAGGGGTTTTGGGTGCGGCAGCGCAGTTCGAGATGCGAAAGATTCTGTCCTTTCACATCATTAGTCAGGTTGGCTATTTGTTTGCGGGACTGGCCATGTTTACTCCGTTCGGTCTTGCCGCCGGGCTGTTTTACTTCGTCCACAACAATCTTGCGAAGACGAACCTGCTCTTGGTTTCTGCTTGGATCGAGCACCGACGGGGAACAGTTGACTTGGCGAAGATAGGTGGATTTTACCGGGCATCCATTGGCTGCAGCCTGATCTTTTTGATCTCGGCTTTTGCACTTGCCGGGATCCCTCCGCTGAGCGGTTTCTGGGCGAAGTTGGGAATCGTGCGGGCTGGTTTGGATGGTGAATTCTATTGGTTGACGGTCGCGGCACTTGCGGTGGGGATGATGACTCTTTTTTCCATGACGAAGATCTGGGCTGAGGCGTTTTGGAAGAAAGACCCTGATGCAGAAAAAGAAGGAAAGGTGGAACTATCCTCGGAGAAATCTCATAGACTGTCTTTGGCTCCAATGGTCATGGTGGTCGTGGGCATTCTCTGTCTGAGCTTTTTCGGGGAGCCCGTTTTTGTTTGGTCGATGGAAGCCGCCCGTCAACTGCTCGATCCTTCTCTTTATATTGATGCCGTCCTCGGCGGCGGAGAGCCATCATGA
- a CDS encoding NADH-quinone oxidoreductase subunit K, whose translation MEVFIALFIGFLFAAATFCLLRRSLFRLVLGIMLLGQGANLLVFTSGGLTRGEPPVIPGSEELLSSAAADPLPQALVLTAIVIGFGVIAFTIALLHRAERSVGSDDLNQFNQTEGKP comes from the coding sequence ATGGAAGTCTTTATCGCTCTCTTCATCGGCTTTCTTTTTGCGGCGGCAACGTTCTGTTTGTTGCGAAGGAGTCTGTTCCGACTCGTGCTCGGGATCATGCTTCTTGGTCAAGGGGCAAACTTGCTCGTGTTTACTTCCGGGGGACTTACTCGGGGTGAGCCACCCGTGATCCCTGGCTCGGAGGAACTGCTTTCCTCTGCGGCCGCTGATCCTCTTCCACAGGCACTGGTGCTGACTGCAATCGTGATTGGGTTCGGAGTAATCGCCTTTACGATCGCACTCCTGCATCGAGCGGAGCGGTCGGTCGGTTCCGACGATCTGAATCAGTTCAATCAGACGGAGGGTAAGCCTTGA
- a CDS encoding MnhB domain-containing protein, whose product MNSAILRAAARYVSPVIFVVSLVLLYRGHNLPGGGFIGGLTAATAILLSDFGKDARGRGKTANELNGLPRPILWMILGLAIAGLSAVIPVVFGEPFFTGLWLPGFSLPLLGKVHLGTPLLFDVGVYLAVIGFVVHAARCLKDETDDFETVLKED is encoded by the coding sequence ATGAACTCTGCGATTCTTCGTGCCGCTGCCCGGTATGTGAGTCCGGTGATCTTCGTAGTGTCACTGGTGCTGCTTTACCGCGGACACAATTTGCCGGGAGGCGGTTTTATCGGTGGATTGACTGCCGCCACGGCGATTCTATTGAGCGACTTCGGAAAGGACGCGCGGGGCCGAGGAAAAACGGCGAACGAGTTGAATGGCCTCCCCAGACCGATCCTCTGGATGATTCTTGGTCTTGCTATCGCGGGCCTTAGCGCGGTGATACCCGTAGTGTTCGGAGAACCGTTTTTCACCGGGCTTTGGCTTCCCGGGTTTTCACTGCCCTTGCTAGGGAAGGTCCATTTGGGAACGCCTCTGCTCTTCGATGTAGGAGTCTATCTGGCGGTCATTGGCTTTGTGGTTCATGCGGCGAGGTGCCTCAAGGACGAGACGGATGACTTTGAAACCGTGTTGAAGGAGGATTGA